A single window of Corythoichthys intestinalis isolate RoL2023-P3 chromosome 21, ASM3026506v1, whole genome shotgun sequence DNA harbors:
- the LOC130909667 gene encoding DELTA-thalatoxin-Avl1a-like, translated as MESAEALAANQKSRRNVTIELTNLTSGLLLKHPKVYLDSGDVHSPPQPTVHSMRTEVCNFTKRDGATSGAVGVMTYDIYDHGTAAAKLAIMFSVPYDYNIYKNWVAVGIVEKERETNKKLYEEMYNCKDMKNFVRQQCNGSCLTYEHGRMDVKVTMSPMGRAIMKVEVWDKHFH; from the exons ATGGAGTCCGCAGAAGCTTTGGCCGCCAATCAGAAGAGCCGCAGGAACGTCACCATCGAGTTGACCAACCTGACCAGTGGCCTTTTGCTGAAACACCCCAA GGTGTACCTGGACAGTGGCGACGTCCACAGCCCGCCACAGCCCACCGTGCATTCCATGCGCACCGAAGTGTGCAACTTCACCAAGAGGGACGGTGCCACATCGGGCGCGGTGGGCGTGATGACCTACGACATCTACGATCACGGCACGGCAGCGGCCAAGCTGGCCATCATGTTCTCCGTACCCTACGACTACAACATCTACAAGAACTGGGTAGCGGTGGGCATCGTCGAAAAGGAGCGCGAAACCAACAAGAAGCTCTACGAAGAGATGTACAACTGCAAGGATATGAAGAACTTTGTACGCCAGCAGTGTAACGGCTCCTGCTTGACCTACGAGCACGGCAGGATGGACGTCAAGGTTACCATGTCGCCAATGGGCAGGGCCATCATGAAGGTGGAAGTGTGGGATAAGCACTTCCATTAA